The sequence CGGTAGAGCAGATGGTCGGCAATGCCCAGATCTCTGGCTACGTGTGCAACCGGTCGTGCCGAGTCTCGGACCAACCGCACTGCTTCTGTCTTAAACTCTTCCGTATACTGCCGTCTGGTCTTGGTGCTCATGCTGCCCTCCAATTTCATCAAACTCCTCCTTATACAGGTGTCTGTGAAATCGGGGGAAGGTCAGAGAGCTAGGACGCTATTACGCCCGACAACTTGCTTGGTTCTTTGGAAAAGAGGATGGGCAGACAGTCAGTAAGCAGTTGAGGCAAGAACGCTTTCGGCATGCGATTTCGTACCAAAATCAGAACCGATTAGTCCCTCAATCAATTCTTGTGGAAGACACAAAGGCTGGGATGCCCGGCATGTGCGTAAAAGTAAAACATTGAGAGGTTATGGGACGGATATCTTTATAGCTAAGCCATAGTTAGTGATAGTCACGAACGATCTCATCCAGGGGTTTTGTATGATCGTACTGACGAAGACAAAAAGGGGTCGGGGGTCTTTCTGTGACAGGACTTCCACCTCCTCGCTACAAGACCCTGCATACCGCGCCGTCCACGCCTTGCTGCCGGAGATCTCGCCTACCATGTCCTGAATCGTCGTGTCGGGCGACTTCAGCCAAATATGCCGCGCACGTGCTGTTGGGCTCAGGCATGACTAGCGACATATCGTGATTGTGGTGCACACGCTACGCGTGAAGGACCGCAAACCCCGCCTCCGCTTTTGTAGGAAAGCTCTGTCTACCGCTCACTCTCTTCCTGCTTGACTGGGACTGATCTGGGGTCTGGAGTCATTGTTTGGCGAACCACCGCAAGAAACGACTCCCGACCCCGTCTCTGACCTCTACCCCAGGGAAGAAACTGGAGAAGTTGTCATAATGCTGTTGATTTCCATCCGATCTCAGCGTAGAAATGACCGCTTCTGGCCGAAAACAAATCCGCCTTAGAATACAGTGTCAAAATGAAGTGGAAGGATAGAATAATAGGGGCGCTTATTTCTCTTGTCGTTACGATAGGAGCAGGCATCGGTGTTTATTATTTTTACCAAAGAGCCTGCCTATGTCAAAACTGAACGGCTTATATATTCTGTCCAACAGACTGCTTCATTTTCAGGAGGAACAGAGAACCTAGCCCTTGCAGTAATGACATTACAGAACGAAGGTGGGATTGCTGCGAAGCATGTAACTCTCGTTTTATCGCTCAAAGCTGCGAATATCCGAGACCTGGCTATTGCATCCAATGCCGGATTGCCTCCAATTAAAAAAGACATAAAAAGTAAGAGCGCTGAAGTCATTCTTGATGCTCTACTTCCCAAAGAGTCTCTTACAATTAATCTTCTGTTATCATTCCCTGAAACACCAACAATTTCGGTTCGAAGCGAGGAAAGTATCGGAATTGAATCTCCATTTGAAAGTCTATCCACTCATAAACCATCCTCGGTCAACACAATCTTAGAATACCTAGTGCCAATCACTGGCGTGCTGGTGAGTATTCTTGCTTTTCTAAGTAGAAGAATCCTAGATAAAGGTTCCTCTGGAAATGGGAAAACCGAGGAAGAGCACTATTTATCCTCAGATAGGAACAATGCAGCGTTTTTAATGCTACATCGCGGCTTCGTCGATGATGCCGCCATAATCCTTAGCGATGCCATCCATTCAGGTCGACATGATCCGTTTACGTTTTCGAACTTTGCATTGTGTAAGGCAATAAAGGGTGATCTTGAAGGTGGGGAAACCTTAATGCGTGCAGCTGAATTTTATAACGCTACCTCGCATGGCAAGGCTGTCGTGGCCTTCAACAAAGCTTTAATATTTCAACTCACGGATCATCGTGATCAGACGATAGAAATGCTCAGGGCAGCAATCGAATTGAGTCCAACCAAAATAAGACGCTACTGCCGAATCAGTGTTCATCTTGATCCAATCCGAAAAGATCCAGTCTTCGAAGAACTAGTTAGGAGTCCACCTGCCAAGTAAATCAATGATGGCATCGCGGCAAGAAATAATTACAGGAACCTCCGTGAAACAAGTGGGGCACCCATTAGAAGGCTCCTAGACAAAAAAGGGGTCGGGAGTCTTTCCTTGACGGGACTTTCACCTCTTCGCTACAAGATCCTGCATACCGAGCCGTCCACGCCTTGCCGCCGGAGATCTCGCCTACCATGTCCTGAATCGTCGTGTCAGGCGACTTCCGCTGACTATGCCGCGCACGTACTGTTGGGCTCAGGCATGACTGGCGACATCTCGTGATTGTGGCGCACACGCTACGCGTGAAGGACCGAGATGAAACTTTGGGGTCAGATCTTGTATCGTGTATTCTATGGCACGAGAATGTTTTTCGATGGCTCGCCTCTGCGTCTTATGCCGGACTCTGTTTCCAATCGCATTGCTTGAATCGAGCCGAGGCACCGGGGATCATCTTCATTCGA is a genomic window of Candidatus Nitrospira kreftii containing:
- a CDS encoding hypothetical protein (conserved protein of unknown function) — encoded protein: MFIIFTKEPAYVKTERLIYSVQQTASFSGGTENLALAVMTLQNEGGIAAKHVTLVLSLKAANIRDLAIASNAGLPPIKKDIKSKSAEVILDALLPKESLTINLLLSFPETPTISVRSEESIGIESPFESLSTHKPSSVNTILEYLVPITGVLVSILAFLSRRILDKGSSGNGKTEEEHYLSSDRNNAAFLMLHRGFVDDAAIILSDAIHSGRHDPFTFSNFALCKAIKGDLEGGETLMRAAEFYNATSHGKAVVAFNKALIFQLTDHRDQTIEMLRAAIELSPTKIRRYCRISVHLDPIRKDPVFEELVRSPPAK